From the Sphingobacteruim zhuxiongii genome, the window AATCGTACAATGACCACGCAGTTGTTGGGTTTTGACGATTTAAATTATAACGTCGTTTATGCTCAAATGGGGCGTGGAAAGACCGAAAGAATCTTAGCGCAAGCAATGAGTTCGATTGCAGCAACTTTAGCCAAGTTCGCCATGGACGTGACTTTATTTATCAATCAAAATTTTGGTTTTATCTCGTTCCCGGCGCACTTAACGACAGGGTCTAGCATTATGCCACACAAGAAAAATCCTGATGTTTTTGAATTGATTCGTTCCCGTTGTAATAAAATTCAAGCCTTGCCGAATGAAATCGCAATGATGACGACGAATTTGCCTTTGGGCTATCATCGCGATTTACAACTATTGAAGGAGAATTTATTCCCGGCTTTCCAGTCTTTAAATGACTGTTTAGCGATTGCGACCTATATGCTGCAAAATATTACGATTAAAGATAATATATTGGACGACCCTAAATATGATTACTTATTCAGCGTTGAAGTGGTAAACAACGAGGTTTTAAAAGGTGTACCTTTTCGTGAGGCGTATAAAAATATTGGTCTAGCAATTGAAGAGGGTACTTTTAACCCAAGTAAAGAAGTGAACCATACGCATGAGGGTAGTATTGGTAATCTGTGTAATGATCAGATCGAACGAATGTTTGCGGAAGTAAAAGCGTCTTTCGGATTTGAGAAAGTAGAAAAGGCATTAGCAGACTTGCTAAAAGCATAGAAGAAATATTGTTTTATAGCGCTTATTGAAGTGCTATGGGAAGAGAAAAGGAGGCTTTTATGCCTCCTTTTTTATGCTAAACTTGAATTTGATAGTGCTTTGAAATTCTTCTCCAGGCTTTAAAATTACAGAAGGGAACGTTGCATGATTCGGACTATCTGGATAATGTTGCGCTTCGAAACAAAGCCCACCATAGCGCAGATATTTATGGCCGGATTTTCCGGTATCATCGGCTAAGAAGTTACCCGCATAGAGGTGTACGCCAGGTTCTGTCGTAAACACTTCCAATAATATTCCGCTTTCTTTCGAATACGCAGAAGCAACTGCTTGACTGGGTTCCTGATTGTTTACAAATGTATGATCGAAACCGCCCGCATTTAACAACTGCTCATCTTGGCTATCGATAAAATCTACAATTTTTTTAGGCTGTCGAAAGTCAAGTGCAGTTCCATCTACAGGGGATATATCTCCAGTTGGCACTTGGTTTTTGTCGATAGGAATGAATTCTTCGGATTTAATACATACTTCATGGTTTAATACATCGCCGTTTCCCTCTCCGTTAAGGTTGAAGAATGCATGATTGGTGAAATTGATAATTGTTTCAGCATCAGAGGAAGCTCGAAAATGTATTATAATTTCATTCTCATTGCTAAGTTCGTAAGACACATTGGTTTTAAGTTCTCCAGGGAATCCTTCTTCGCCATCAGGCGAGGTGTAGTAGAAATCAACCACTTTATTGAAGCTGACTTGACGGTCCCATACACGGTTGTGGAAACCATTGGGGCCACCGTGCAAACTATTGCTACCATTATTTTGGGCGAGCGTATAGCATTTGTCGTTTAATGTGAATGTCCCCTTGGCAATACGGTTGCAAAATCTACCAATAGTTGCGCCATGATAAGGTTCTTGAGCGGTGTAATAATCTTCGACGCTCGAGAAGCCTAGGACAACATCGATAAGATCTCCATGCTTATCTGGAACCAGAGCGCTAACCAATCGCGCACCATAATCTGTTAAGGCTACTTGCATACCCGCACGGTTAGTGAGGGTGATAAGATGAGTGTTTTTGCCATTTAGTTGGCTTTCAAAATCTTTTTTCTCGGGGAGTTTATAAACAGTCATTTTGCGATGGATTTCTATGCCTAAAGATAACAATAAAGCGATGCTTAGCCAAAAGAAAAACTTGAGCTTCCTCTGTATTTTTCGTAAATTAATTGAAAATAAGTGTCATGAGACCTATATATCCCTATTTCATTACAATAGCGATTTTATTGATTTTAATTGGCTTTTTTTCGGTCAGTTCAGAAGCTAGTTTTATTATTCAGCCGAAGTTTGGAACAACATGGGTCGTTCCCTTAAAAGATACAGTGCTGTCGCTAGCGTTCTTTGCGGTACTCTTTAGCACCTTATATCGATATACCGAGCATTTATTGTATTCACATCGCTGGTCGATTATGCATTTTATTTGTTTCGTATGTTTATCCTTGAACTTTTATACATGGAATGCACTTTCTGTGCGTTACTCACTTCGCATGGAAGAGCTAAAAGAGAATGCGCAACAACTGAAGTCATTAATGGATATGTTTCTGCGCATGGAGAGTTTTTTTAGCATTTCTTTTTTGATTTTAATTCTAATGCAAGGGCTATATTTACTCAACTTGATGGTCGGGATGATTTATCAAAAAAGGGGGGATCTGTCCTAAGCTCCCGTTTTAAAAATGTATATTTGCCTAGCAAAATCTGGTATTTTTAATGAATTGGAATCAGTTAATTTCGGCAAAGCGCTGGGGGTATGAACATCGCGAGCAAAATGAACACTTTGATGCTCGCTCGGAGTTTCAGCGTGATTATGATCGTTTGATCTTTTCCTCACCTTTCCGTCGATTACAAAATAAAACGCAGGTGTTTCCGCTTCCTGGTGTGGTATTCGTTCATAACCGACTAACGCATAGTTTGGAGGTTGCTTCAGTTGGTCGTTCATTAGGACGTCTTGTATATAACCTTTTGAAAAAGAAGCATCCCAACATAGATCAAGAGGCGCCATTTCTTCAAGAAGTGGGGAATATTATCTCTGCAGCTTGTTTGTCACATGATCTTGGGAATCCAGCTTTTGGTCATTCAGGAGAGGCTGCCATTTCGACGTTCTTCACCGACGGTAAGGGACTGAAATATCAGGAAATGGTTAGCAAAGAACAATGGGCAGACTTAACCCATTTCGAGGGTAATGCAAATGCTTTACGCATATTAACGCATGCTTTTAATGGGAAAGATCCGAAAGGGTTTGCTTTGACTTATACGAGTCTAGCATCCATTGTGAAATATCCTTGTTCAGCAATCGATGGACATGTTAAAGGGTCGCATCACCGGAAAAAATATGGCTTTTTCGACTCTGAGAAAGGTGGATTTGAGCAGATTGCTAGGGAGCTTGGCATAGCTAAAGATCCGCATAATCCGAAAGGTTATATGCGTCATCCATTGGTGTATCTTGTAGAGGCGGCTGACGATATTTGTTATAATATCATTGATTTGGAAGATGCGCATCATTTAAAGATTCTTTCCTATAAAGAAGTTGAAGATTTATTATTGCCGCTTTGCGCAGGCGAGGACCTTCGGGCACGTTTAGATAGTTTAGCAGATACCGCTAGTAAGGTATCATTGCTTCGTGCAAAAGCCATCAATACGTTGATTAATGGCTGTGCGCAGCTATTTGTGGATCGGGAAGCTGATTTTCTGGAAGGGACATTTGATAAAGCGCTGATGGACGCACTAAGTCCAGAAATTGTGGCTCATATGAAGTTGATATCGGATATTTCGGTACAACGAATCTACAATGCGCCAACGGTCGTACAGATTGAAATTGCAGGTTTTAAGGTGATGAATGCGCTATTAGAAGAGTTTGTTCCAGCCTATCTAAAAACCAATAAGTCGATGTTTGATAAAAAAGTGGTTGCTATGATGCCTGAACAGTTCCATTCTGAACGAGACGATACGTACTCCAAGATTAGAGCCGTACTCGACTATGTTTCGGGAATGACGGATGTTTACGCGGTGGATTTATATAGAAAGATTAAAGGAATTTCGATAGCGTCGTTGGATTAGTATATAGAAGTGGGATTTTAGACATGTGTGTGTGGCTGAGAATTGAAGTCTCGGTATCACAAATTACAATGCTTGTCTAATAATCAGAATCTTGCTTCGTTTGATGTATCTAAGGCCAGACGTCTAATGTCTAAAATGAAAGTAGTAATAGCAGAGAAACCCTCCGTTGCGCGGGATTTGGCAAGAGTAATGGGCGCCAAGGAGGTGAAAGATGGATATATTGCCGGGAATGGTTATGCATTTACCTATGCTTTTGGGCATTTGGTACAGCTTTGCACGCCGCAGGCCTATGGTTTTCTGAATTGGTCGGTGAAGAATTTGCCGATTATTCCGAAGGAGTTTGCTTTGGAGGTCAAGAAAGTTCGTAAGGACGGCAAACAGCAGGACGATATGGGTGCCTTAAAGCAGCTCAATACTATCAAATGGTTATTGGAGCAGGCAGAGGAAATTATTGTAGCAACGGATGCTGGACGTGAGGGCGAATTGATCTTTCGCAATATCTACTATTATTTAAAATCGAATATTCCATTTAAACGACTATGGATTTCATCGCAGACTGATAAAGCTATCAAAGAGGGCTTTGCGAATTTGAAAGACGGTACAGCGTACGACAGTTTATATATGTCTGCGCGTTCGCGTTCAGAATCAGATTGGCTAATTGGTATTAATGCAACCCAAGCTTTAACATTAGCTGCTGGAAATAAGGGACTGCTTTCGTTAGGGCGTGTGCAGACACCGACTCTAGCCATGATTTGTTCTCGCTATTTAGAAAATAAGGACTTTAAGCCACAAGCATTTTATAAAATTCAGGCTGGGTTTGAAAAAGAAGGTATTCAGTTTAAAGCGACTTCAAATAGGTTAGATAATAAAGACGTCGCTGAAGAGACTATTGGAAAGATTCGAGTTGGTGATGAAGCGAAAGTTGTTAATGTTGAAGCGAAAGAAACGAAAGAACCGCCTCCATTATTATTTGATTTGACGTCCCTTCAACAGGATGCCAATAAGAAGTATGGCTATTCGGCTGATCAGACGTTAAGTATTGCACAGACGCTTTATGAGAAAAAGGTGATTACCTATCCACGTACTGGATCAAGGTACATAGGAGAGGATGTCTTTGAAAAAATCGACGAATTGTTTCAGCATTTAGCAAATACGGCAACGGAGA encodes:
- the argH gene encoding argininosuccinate lyase; this translates as MKIWQKNIDVDSFVESFTVGRDREMDLQLAGADVLGSLAHTKMLSSIGLMTEEDLAAVQKELKNIYQEVLDAKFQIEDSVEDVHSQVEMMLTQRIGDAGKKIHSGRSRNDQVLVDLKLYFRSEIESIFKNTEVLFGQLILLSNQYKSVLMPGYTHLQIAMPSSFGLWFGAYAESLVDDLQLLKAAWAICNKNPLGSAAGYGSSFPLNRTMTTQLLGFDDLNYNVVYAQMGRGKTERILAQAMSSIAATLAKFAMDVTLFINQNFGFISFPAHLTTGSSIMPHKKNPDVFELIRSRCNKIQALPNEIAMMTTNLPLGYHRDLQLLKENLFPAFQSLNDCLAIATYMLQNITIKDNILDDPKYDYLFSVEVVNNEVLKGVPFREAYKNIGLAIEEGTFNPSKEVNHTHEGSIGNLCNDQIERMFAEVKASFGFEKVEKALADLLKA
- a CDS encoding aldose epimerase family protein, encoding MTVYKLPEKKDFESQLNGKNTHLITLTNRAGMQVALTDYGARLVSALVPDKHGDLIDVVLGFSSVEDYYTAQEPYHGATIGRFCNRIAKGTFTLNDKCYTLAQNNGSNSLHGGPNGFHNRVWDRQVSFNKVVDFYYTSPDGEEGFPGELKTNVSYELSNENEIIIHFRASSDAETIINFTNHAFFNLNGEGNGDVLNHEVCIKSEEFIPIDKNQVPTGDISPVDGTALDFRQPKKIVDFIDSQDEQLLNAGGFDHTFVNNQEPSQAVASAYSKESGILLEVFTTEPGVHLYAGNFLADDTGKSGHKYLRYGGLCFEAQHYPDSPNHATFPSVILKPGEEFQSTIKFKFSIKKEA
- a CDS encoding deoxyguanosinetriphosphate triphosphohydrolase → MNWNQLISAKRWGYEHREQNEHFDARSEFQRDYDRLIFSSPFRRLQNKTQVFPLPGVVFVHNRLTHSLEVASVGRSLGRLVYNLLKKKHPNIDQEAPFLQEVGNIISAACLSHDLGNPAFGHSGEAAISTFFTDGKGLKYQEMVSKEQWADLTHFEGNANALRILTHAFNGKDPKGFALTYTSLASIVKYPCSAIDGHVKGSHHRKKYGFFDSEKGGFEQIARELGIAKDPHNPKGYMRHPLVYLVEAADDICYNIIDLEDAHHLKILSYKEVEDLLLPLCAGEDLRARLDSLADTASKVSLLRAKAINTLINGCAQLFVDREADFLEGTFDKALMDALSPEIVAHMKLISDISVQRIYNAPTVVQIEIAGFKVMNALLEEFVPAYLKTNKSMFDKKVVAMMPEQFHSERDDTYSKIRAVLDYVSGMTDVYAVDLYRKIKGISIASLD